A part of Deltaproteobacteria bacterium genomic DNA contains:
- a CDS encoding integrase, which produces MFELLEKLQTLDKTSLALVAVAAERLVSGKDGTDCLNEAKDLAPISGSNAKPQAVRMLRVSEDVKHLSPEQVDELTAAFRRWRDKAGRANVRTSRERVYGLYLLLRNTGAKLGEVLSLDDRTDIDLGGGIVRLAGGPSGLDSELRESREVALGAEVLRELAAVVRHPLLAGLQGRLFRLDQGFVRRKFSERAQEIGLPRDLANPMVLRHTRAVELLREGAPLHVVQRILGHATPMATASYVNYEADDLRRLISFYMNKEPRMQTSARNKFIGKVASVKKGTILSEVVVTTTGGFSIVSVITNESLDKLAVAEGRMVAASVKAPLVILVKDPDSPRTSSRNRLQGEIKRINQGTISAEIVLELHDGTEVCALITDESVKALDLTVGEKVWALFKAFSVILGTEDSES; this is translated from the coding sequence ATGTTTGAATTGCTCGAAAAGTTGCAGACCCTGGACAAGACGTCCCTGGCCTTGGTGGCCGTGGCCGCGGAGCGGCTGGTCAGCGGGAAGGATGGAACGGATTGCCTGAACGAGGCGAAGGATTTGGCCCCGATTTCGGGTTCAAACGCCAAGCCCCAGGCGGTGCGTATGCTCCGGGTGTCCGAGGACGTCAAACACCTGTCCCCGGAGCAGGTGGATGAACTGACGGCAGCCTTTCGGCGCTGGAGGGACAAGGCCGGCCGTGCCAACGTCCGGACCTCCCGGGAGCGGGTTTACGGCCTGTACCTGTTGTTGCGAAATACCGGAGCCAAGCTGGGCGAGGTTCTCTCCCTAGACGATAGGACCGATATCGACCTGGGGGGCGGAATCGTCCGTCTGGCTGGTGGTCCGTCAGGCCTAGACAGCGAGCTTCGCGAATCAAGGGAGGTGGCCCTTGGGGCCGAGGTCTTGCGGGAGTTGGCCGCTGTGGTGAGACATCCGCTCCTGGCTGGGCTCCAGGGTCGTCTTTTTCGTCTGGACCAGGGCTTCGTCCGACGCAAGTTTTCGGAGCGGGCCCAGGAAATCGGTTTGCCCAGGGATCTGGCCAACCCCATGGTGCTCCGCCACACCCGGGCCGTAGAACTCCTGAGGGAAGGGGCTCCGCTGCATGTGGTCCAGCGGATACTGGGGCATGCCACGCCCATGGCCACGGCCTCGTACGTCAACTACGAGGCGGACGACCTTCGCCGCCTCATCAGCTTCTACATGAACAAGGAGCCCCGCATGCAAACCAGCGCCAGAAACAAGTTTATCGGCAAGGTCGCCTCGGTGAAAAAGGGAACCATCCTGTCCGAGGTGGTGGTCACGACCACGGGCGGATTCAGCATCGTTTCGGTGATCACCAACGAGTCTTTGGACAAGCTCGCCGTTGCGGAAGGGCGGATGGTGGCGGCCTCTGTCAAGGCGCCGTTGGTCATCCTGGTCAAGGATCCGGACAGCCCTCGAACATCTTCCCGAAACAGGCTGCAAGGCGAGATCAAGCGCATCAACCAGGGAACCATTTCCGCCGAGATCGTTTTGGAGCTTCATGACGGCACTGAAGTCTGCGCCTTGATCACGGACGAGTCGGTCAAGGCCTTGGACCTGACGGTGGGGGAAAAGGTCTGGGCCCTGTTCAAGGCCTTTTCGGTAATTCTGGGCACGGAGGATTCCGAAAGTTGA
- a CDS encoding pyruvate carboxyltransferase — MLIDTTLREGAQMFGVRFSDREKKEIVHGLTAMGVEEIEAGWIGQAGLASLLDWAGPRLDRTILSVWARCRKEDVRQAADLGFERVNIGVPASRPHRELRLGLDLDGLARKIRDTVGLALNLGLDVGVGLEDASRANGDELFILARTAQTAGAFRVRFSDTVGRWSPSKVAALVGWIAEKVDLEIAVHCHDDFGMATANAVSALEGGAHWADGSLLGLGERAGVAATEELAAYLALGSGTGVYDLSDISGLCALVARAASLPLSRNKAVAGTDIFACETGIHLHGLVRDPALFEPFDPAWVGGRRKFGFGEKSGRQTSRAEFQGLTKADAGNPAPWKIRV, encoded by the coding sequence ATGCTCATCGACACCACCCTGCGCGAAGGGGCGCAGATGTTTGGAGTCCGCTTCTCGGACCGGGAAAAGAAGGAGATCGTCCACGGCCTGACGGCCATGGGTGTTGAGGAAATCGAGGCCGGCTGGATCGGCCAGGCCGGATTGGCCTCGCTGCTTGACTGGGCCGGCCCTCGACTGGATCGTACGATCCTGTCGGTCTGGGCCCGATGCCGGAAGGAGGACGTACGCCAAGCGGCCGATCTCGGGTTCGAGAGGGTCAATATCGGGGTTCCGGCCTCACGTCCGCACCGGGAACTTCGGCTGGGCCTTGACCTGGACGGCCTGGCTCGAAAGATCCGGGACACGGTCGGCCTGGCCCTCAATCTCGGCCTGGACGTTGGCGTCGGGTTGGAGGACGCCTCCCGGGCCAATGGGGACGAGCTTTTCATTTTGGCCCGTACGGCCCAGACGGCCGGGGCCTTTCGGGTCCGGTTCTCCGATACCGTGGGAAGGTGGAGTCCCTCCAAGGTCGCGGCCCTTGTCGGCTGGATAGCCGAAAAGGTGGACCTGGAGATTGCCGTCCACTGCCACGACGATTTCGGCATGGCCACGGCCAACGCCGTCAGTGCCCTGGAGGGCGGGGCCCATTGGGCCGACGGAAGTCTCCTGGGCCTGGGCGAGCGGGCCGGAGTGGCGGCCACCGAGGAACTGGCCGCTTATCTGGCCTTGGGCTCGGGAACGGGGGTCTACGACCTCAGCGACATTTCGGGCCTCTGCGCCCTGGTCGCCAGAGCCGCCAGCCTGCCTCTGTCCCGAAACAAGGCCGTGGCCGGGACGGACATCTTTGCCTGCGAGACCGGCATCCATCTTCATGGCCTGGTCCGGGACCCGGCTTTGTTCGAGCCCTTTGACCCGGCCTGGGTGGGCGGGAGACGAAAGTTCGGATTCGGGGAGAAGAGCGGTAGGCAGACCTCAAGGGCCGAATTCCAAGGCCTTACCAAAGCTGACGCCGGGAATCCTGCACCTTGGAAGATCAGGGTCTGA
- the nifH gene encoding nitrogenase iron protein: MRKVAIYGKGGIGKSTTTQNTVAGLSEMGRKVMVVGCDPKADSTRLLLGGLAQKSVLDTLREEGEDVELDDIRKAGFMGTWCVESGGPEPGVGCAGRGIITSINMLESLGAYEKSEGLDYAFYDVLGDVVCGGFAMPIRDGKAEEIYIVCSGEMMAMYAANNICKGIMKYAQSGGVRLGGLICNSRNVDNEKEMIAELARKIGTQMIYFVPRDNDVQRAEINRKTVIEWNSEAPQADHYRNLALAIDGNDKFVIPKPLAIEELEQLLMDYGLMAA; this comes from the coding sequence ATGAGAAAGGTAGCCATTTACGGCAAGGGCGGCATCGGCAAATCCACCACCACCCAGAACACCGTGGCCGGGCTGTCGGAGATGGGCCGCAAGGTCATGGTCGTGGGCTGCGACCCCAAGGCCGACTCCACCCGGCTCCTCCTGGGCGGATTGGCCCAGAAATCGGTCTTGGACACCCTGCGGGAGGAGGGCGAGGACGTTGAGCTGGACGACATCCGCAAGGCCGGGTTCATGGGCACCTGGTGCGTGGAGTCCGGCGGGCCCGAGCCCGGAGTGGGCTGCGCCGGCCGGGGCATCATCACTTCCATCAACATGCTCGAATCCCTTGGGGCTTACGAGAAGTCCGAGGGCCTGGACTACGCCTTTTACGACGTCCTGGGCGACGTGGTCTGCGGCGGGTTCGCCATGCCCATCCGGGACGGCAAGGCCGAGGAAATCTACATCGTCTGCTCCGGGGAGATGATGGCCATGTACGCGGCCAACAACATTTGCAAGGGCATCATGAAGTACGCCCAGTCTGGCGGGGTCCGTCTGGGCGGGCTCATCTGCAATTCCCGGAACGTGGACAACGAAAAGGAGATGATCGCCGAGCTGGCCAGAAAGATCGGCACCCAGATGATCTACTTCGTGCCCAGGGACAACGACGTCCAGCGGGCCGAGATCAACCGCAAGACGGTCATCGAATGGAACTCCGAGGCCCCCCAGGCCGATCACTACCGCAACCTGGCCCTGGCCATCGACGGGAACGACAAGTTCGTCATCCCCAAGCCCCTGGCCATCGAAGAGTTGGAGCAGCTGCTCATGGATTACGGGCTCATGGCCGCCTGA
- a CDS encoding P-II family nitrogen regulator — protein sequence MMIMIRAIVRPEKSDEVLAALMDAGFPAVTKYAVAGRGKQRGIKIGEVTYDEIPKTMLMSVVRAEDKDFVLRTIMEAAKTGNKGAFGDGKIFVSPVEEVYTISSGLREGEAEEVAA from the coding sequence ATGATGATCATGATCCGGGCCATTGTCAGGCCCGAAAAGAGCGACGAGGTCCTGGCGGCCCTCATGGACGCCGGGTTCCCGGCCGTGACCAAGTATGCCGTGGCCGGACGAGGCAAGCAGCGGGGCATCAAGATCGGCGAGGTGACCTACGACGAGATTCCCAAGACCATGCTCATGAGCGTGGTCCGGGCCGAGGACAAGGACTTCGTCCTCCGGACGATCATGGAGGCGGCCAAGACCGGGAACAAGGGCGCCTTTGGCGACGGCAAGATCTTCGTCAGCCCGGTGGAGGAGGTTTACACCATCAGTTCCGGCCTGCGCGAAGGTGAAGCCGAGGAGGTGGCGGCATGA
- a CDS encoding P-II family nitrogen regulator — translation MKEIVAVVRMNMMNRTKKALTEAGVDAFFAHEAQGRGRGFVNPAVLEGARKGYEEAAELLGEKGKLYAKRVVTVVAPDEDVE, via the coding sequence ATGAAGGAGATCGTCGCCGTGGTCCGCATGAACATGATGAACCGGACCAAGAAGGCCCTGACCGAGGCCGGCGTGGATGCCTTCTTCGCCCACGAGGCCCAGGGCCGGGGCCGGGGTTTCGTCAATCCTGCGGTCCTGGAGGGGGCCCGCAAGGGCTATGAGGAGGCCGCCGAACTTCTGGGCGAAAAGGGCAAGCTCTACGCCAAGCGAGTCGTCACCGTGGTCGCTCCGGACGAGGACGTGGAG